The proteins below come from a single Sphingomonas carotinifaciens genomic window:
- the coaBC gene encoding bifunctional phosphopantothenoylcysteine decarboxylase/phosphopantothenate--cysteine ligase CoaBC: protein MKRILLIVGGGIAAYKACELIRLLRRRGYAVRCVLTEGGSHFVTAMTLAALTEDQVHTSLWDLKNEAEMGHIRLSREADLVVVAPATADLLARMAAGLSNDLATTLLLATDKPVLAAPAMNVRMWLHPATQRNVAQLRADGITVMAPDEGAMACGEYGPGRLPEPEAIANAVDAQFASAQPSLSGRHILVTAGPTHEAIDPVRYIANRSSGRQGYAIAAALAGLGARVTLISGPVTRPTPPGVERIDVESALDMAAAVEAALPADAAVMVAAVADWRVEAAGQKVKKGDGAPPALTLVENPDILATLGHSPRRPRLVIGFAAETQDVVAHATAKRTRKGADWIVANDVSADVFGADANAIHLITADGVESWERLPKSTVATRLAQRIANALQGAS, encoded by the coding sequence ATGAAGCGCATCCTGTTGATCGTCGGCGGCGGCATCGCGGCCTACAAGGCGTGCGAGTTGATCCGCCTGCTCCGCCGCCGCGGCTATGCGGTGCGCTGCGTGCTGACCGAGGGCGGCAGCCATTTCGTCACCGCCATGACGCTGGCCGCCCTGACCGAGGATCAGGTCCATACCAGCCTGTGGGACCTGAAGAACGAGGCGGAGATGGGGCATATCCGGCTCAGCCGGGAGGCCGATCTGGTCGTCGTCGCACCCGCCACCGCCGACCTGCTCGCCCGCATGGCCGCCGGCCTGTCCAACGACCTCGCCACCACGCTGCTGCTCGCCACCGACAAGCCCGTGCTCGCGGCCCCTGCGATGAACGTCCGCATGTGGCTGCACCCCGCCACGCAGCGCAACGTCGCGCAGCTTCGCGCCGACGGCATCACCGTCATGGCCCCCGACGAGGGCGCAATGGCCTGCGGCGAATATGGCCCCGGTCGCCTGCCCGAGCCGGAGGCGATCGCCAACGCCGTCGACGCGCAGTTCGCCAGCGCGCAACCATCGCTCTCCGGCCGCCACATCCTCGTCACCGCCGGGCCGACGCACGAGGCGATCGATCCCGTCCGCTACATCGCCAACCGCTCCTCGGGGCGGCAGGGCTATGCCATCGCCGCGGCACTCGCCGGCCTTGGCGCCCGCGTCACGCTGATTTCCGGCCCGGTCACGCGTCCCACGCCGCCGGGTGTCGAGCGGATCGACGTGGAAAGCGCGCTCGACATGGCCGCCGCGGTCGAGGCGGCTCTGCCCGCCGACGCGGCCGTCATGGTGGCCGCGGTGGCCGACTGGCGGGTCGAGGCCGCCGGCCAGAAGGTGAAAAAGGGCGACGGCGCCCCCCCGGCCCTCACGCTGGTCGAAAACCCCGACATCCTTGCCACCCTTGGCCATTCGCCGCGCCGGCCGCGCCTCGTCATCGGCTTCGCCGCCGAAACGCAGGACGTGGTCGCGCATGCGACCGCCAAGCGGACCCGCAAGGGCGCGGACTGGATCGTCGCCAACGACGTCTCGGCCGACGTGTTCGGCGCGGACGCAAATGCCATCCATCTGATCACCGCGGACGGCGTCGAAAGCTGGGAACGGCTGCCCAAATCGACCGTCGCGACCAGGCTCGCGCAACGCATTGCAAATGCGCTACAAGGTGCGTCATGA
- the dut gene encoding dUTP diphosphatase: MTDPIALRLRRLPHGEGLPLPAYATAGAAGLDVVAAESLTLAPGARAAVATGFALAIPAGYEVQVRPRSGLALRHGVTCLNTPGTIDHDYRGEVKVILANLGQEPFEVSRGDRIAQLVPAPVQRALLAEVDALDDTDRGAGGFGSTGR; the protein is encoded by the coding sequence ATGACCGATCCGATCGCTCTTCGCCTGCGCCGCCTGCCCCATGGCGAGGGCCTGCCGCTCCCCGCTTATGCGACGGCCGGTGCCGCCGGGCTGGACGTGGTCGCCGCCGAGTCGCTGACGCTCGCGCCCGGCGCGCGCGCGGCGGTCGCGACCGGCTTCGCGCTCGCCATCCCGGCCGGCTATGAGGTACAGGTCCGCCCCCGCTCCGGACTTGCGCTCAGGCACGGCGTCACCTGCCTCAACACGCCGGGCACCATCGACCATGACTATCGCGGCGAGGTGAAGGTGATTCTCGCCAATCTCGGTCAGGAGCCGTTCGAGGTGTCGCGCGGCGATCGTATCGCGCAACTCGTCCCCGCCCCCGTACAGCGCGCGCTGCTTGCCGAGGTCGATGCGCTCGACGACACCGATCGTGGTGCCGGCGGCTTCGGATCGACCGGCCGGTGA